A region from the Acanthochromis polyacanthus isolate Apoly-LR-REF ecotype Palm Island chromosome 23, KAUST_Apoly_ChrSc, whole genome shotgun sequence genome encodes:
- the serpinh2 gene encoding serine (or cysteine) peptidase inhibitor, clade H, member 2, which yields MLPRLPFCLLISLPVLLVQGSAANSSKTSPAAPTTAPPRPPPPLGDPSWALGLRLYRALRSDSASVNTLFSPLLVAASLGALGEGSAGNTASQVQDLLKPAAPSKAGTQTGELLSEALKSFTDANGTSFHLHASSAVFLKQAPAFSQEFVKKSQSRCRLQHQTLGKGDSKADLKQLHDWAKAGLSGLEGAPLEAEIKAKAGALILANAIRFKGLWEREFSEGSADLRTFLGKKYTKVMMMHRAGLYRHHEDVDNMVQLVEVPLWGGKASLVLLMPFHVENLARLDKLLTLELLSKWLEKASVTSVAISLPKANITSTLSMQKQLSALGLTDAWDQKVADFSGVSDKSKGKLHLGAVVHWASLELAGQAGKGDLEDENVEKPKLFYGDHPFIVFVRDDTTGALLLMGALDHAEGEALHDEL from the exons ATGCTGCCCAGACTCCCTTTCTGTCTCCTAATTTCTTTGCCAGTTCTCTTGGTGCAAGGCAGCGCCGCTAATTCATCCAAGACGAGCCCCGCTGCCCCGACCACCGCCCCACctcgccctcctcctcctttgggTGACCCGAGCTGGGCTCTGGGTCTGCGCCTCTACCGGGCCCTCCGCTCTGACTCTGCCTCGGTGAACACCCTCTTCTCCCCTCTGCTCGTGGCCGCCTCGCTTGGAGCGCTGGGTGAAGGTTCAGCTGGTAACACTGCCAGCCAGGTGCAAGACCTCCTCAAGCCAGCAGCCCCCTCCAAGGCAGGCACCCAGACTGGGGAGCTTCTGTCTGAGGCCTTGAAGAGCTTCACTGATGCTAATGGAACCAGCTTTCACTTGCATGCATCCTCAGCTGTGTTTTTGAAACAGGCCCCTGCGTTCAGCCAGGAGTTTGTGAAGAAGAGCCAGAGCAGGTGCAGGCTGCAGCACCAGACGCTGGGGAAAGGTGACTCCAAGGCTGACCTGAAGCAGCTCCATGACTGGGCTAAGGCTGGCCTCAGTGGGCTTGAAGGAGCTCCTTTGGAGGCAGAGATCAAGGCCAAGGCTGGAGCACTGATCCTGGCCAATGCCATCCGCTTTAAAG GGCTGTGGGAGAGAGAGTTCAGCGAGGGGAGCGCAGATCTCCGTACCTTCTTGGGAAAGAAATACACCAAAGTGATGATGATGCACAgagcag GTTTGTACCGTCACCACGAGGACGTTGACAACATGGTGCAGCTCGTGGAGGTGCCTCTGTGGGGAGGCAAGGCCAGCCTCGTGCTCCTCATGCCCTTCCACGTCGAAAATCTGGCTCGGCTGGACAAGCTGCTGACCCTGGAGCTGCTGTCCAAGTGGCTGGAGAAAGCCAGTGTTACTAGCGTGGCTATCTCACTGCCCAAAGCTAACATCACCAGCACACTCAGTATGCAG AAACAGCTGTCTGCTCTGGGCTTGACCGATGCCTGGGACCAGAAGGTGGCAGATTTCTCCGGGGTGTCGGACAAAAGCAAAGGGAAGCTTCATCTCGGCGCCGTCGTCCACTGGGCTTCCCTGGAGCTGGCGGGTCAGGCTGGGAAAGGAGATCTGGAGGATGAGAACGTGGAAAAGCCCAAGCTGTTCTACGGCGACCACCCCTTCATCGTCTTCGTTCGAGACGACACGACCGGAGCGCTGCTGCTGATGGGAGCTCTGGACCACGCGGAGGGAGAGGCTTTACACGACGAACTGTAG